A segment of the Chloroflexota bacterium genome:
CTGGGCGCGCACGCCCCGCCCGACTGGAAAAACGTCAGCGTGGCGCACGAACTCGGCCACCTGACCCTGCATCAGGGGCCGGCCGGCGTTCCTCATCCTCGGTCCACCAGCCGCCGAACGGAGTGGGAAGCCGACCAATTCGCCGTCGAGCTGCTGTTGCCGGACGTCCTCGTGGCGCGCTACGCGCTGAACGCGCACGGACGCATTGACGACGTGGCGGCTCGGCTGGTCGTGCCTCCGGCGGTCCTGCGGCGGCGTCTCCGTGAGCTGAGTGCGGCTAGGACGCCTTCTTGAGCAACGGCAGTCCGGTGCGCGGATTCTCCGAAACTTCGTAGCCCGCTGGCAGCTCGTCCAACACGCCGTCCTTCTCCGTTTGGGCGAAGAAATAGATCGTTTGCTGCCGCCCACCCCGCAAGGTCACGTCCCGCGAGTGCAGATAGTAGGTCTTGCCCGACTTCTGGCTGACTACGCTAAATGCCACCGGCTGTCCCCCTCGTCGCCGTTCGCACGGATTCTACAGACCGCGACGGAGCATACTCGGAAACGATCGCTACAGAAAGTCCAACCAGTGCCGCCAGCGAATGCGCCCCGCCCTTCAGGCGAGCCCAGAGATCGATCCGTCCTGGACGCGGCGTGCATCTCCGTCGGACTGCGGCGGTGCGGCCACGATGTCGATGTGCGCTGCCATGACGTGGTGGACTCCACGCAGGATGTGGCGCGGGAGACCGTGCGTCAAGGGGCCGTTGGGCCGGTGTTGGTCGTCGCCCAACGGCAGTCCGGCGGACGCGGTCGCCGCGGCCGCCGCTGGCTGCACGCGCCGGGCGGGTTGGCGTTCACGATTGCCGTCGAGACGCCGCCCGACGCGTCGTCGGCCTGGCCGACCATGGCCGCGGCCCTTGGGACGGCGCGCGCGATCGAGGCCCACACGGGCATCGCGCTCGGCATCAAGTGGCCGAACGACCTGGTGCATGGCGGACGCAAAGTGGGCGGCGTGCTGGCCGAGGCCCATGGACCGTGGTCGCTGGTGGGCGTGGGGCTCAACGTCAACAGCTCTCCGGGAGTGGCGGACGATACTCCGACGGCGTGCCTGGCGGAGATTGGCGGGGCCGCGCTGGACCTATCGGCGCTGCTGATCGAGCTGGCGGCGGCAATCGCGTGCGCGTTGGTGGCCGACCCAACCACGCGCCGGGCGCTGCAGCGGCCCTGGAACGAGTTGTCGGTGGTCCTGGGCGAACTGGTGTTCGTCAGCGGCCCGGACGGCCACGTCTACGGCCGCGTCGAGTCGCTGCCGGCCGACGGCAGTCTGCATCTGGCGCTGGGCGACGGGACCCGCCGCGTGATCACGACCGGGGACGTGTCCTTGCGCCTGGATCGGACCGGATGACCCACACGCGCGCGCTGCATTGGCTCGCGCTGGCGGCGGTGACCGGCCTGGCGCTCGCCCTGCGGCTGTTCGGACTGGACTGGGATCAGGGTCACCACCTGCACCCCGACGAGCGCTTCCTGAGCATCGTGCTCACCCAGATCCAGCCGCCGACCGACCTGGCGATGTACTTCGATCCCGCCGTGTCGACGTACAGCCCATTCAATCAGGGGATCGGCTTTTTCGTCTACGGCACGTTGCCGGTCTTCCTGGTCGATTGGCTGAGCCGGCTGCTGGGCATGCAGGGCTACGACCAGGCCTACCTGGTGGGCCGCGTGGCGTCGGCCATTGCCGACACCGGCACGGTGGTGCTGGTCTATCTGCTGGGACGGCGCCTGCTCGGCGCATGGCCCGGACTGCTGGCAGCCTTGCTGATGGCGCTTGCGGTCCACGCCATTCAGCTTTCCCACTTCTTCACAGT
Coding sequences within it:
- a CDS encoding biotin--[acetyl-CoA-carboxylase] ligase → MRCHDVVDSTQDVARETVRQGAVGPVLVVAQRQSGGRGRRGRRWLHAPGGLAFTIAVETPPDASSAWPTMAAALGTARAIEAHTGIALGIKWPNDLVHGGRKVGGVLAEAHGPWSLVGVGLNVNSSPGVADDTPTACLAEIGGAALDLSALLIELAAAIACALVADPTTRRALQRPWNELSVVLGELVFVSGPDGHVYGRVESLPADGSLHLALGDGTRRVITTGDVSLRLDRTG
- a CDS encoding ImmA/IrrE family metallo-endopeptidase, translating into MAARLRFMPGGSGWAPIVDVAGYAAQRRLVRPITLSLPAGVEAALMPRRARLPLLLLGAHAPPDWKNVSVAHELGHLTLHQGPAGVPHPRSTSRRTEWEADQFAVELLLPDVLVARYALNAHGRIDDVAARLVVPPAVLRRRLRELSAARTPS